One Microtus pennsylvanicus isolate mMicPen1 chromosome 3, mMicPen1.hap1, whole genome shotgun sequence DNA window includes the following coding sequences:
- the LOC142847175 gene encoding olfactory receptor 8B3-like — MDAVNISLVTEFILVGLTDQPDLQMPLFFVFLAVYMITALGNLGLMILVLLNSHLHTPMYFFLFNLSFIDFCYSSVLTPKMLMNFVLRRNVISYMQCMTQLYFFCFFVVSECYVLTSMAYDRYVAICNPLLYNVVMSPQVCLNLMLGSYLMAFSDAVAHTVCMLRLTFCNANTINHYFCDILPLLQLSCTSTYVNQLVAYVVVIINIIVPTPIILISYCFILSSIFHISSSEGRYKAFSTCSSHIIALSLFFGPGAFMYFKPSSAGSVDGAKLSSVFYTNVVPMMNPLIYSLRNKDVKVALRQTLTRWKV, encoded by the exons ATGGATGCAGTTAATATCTCTTTGGTGACTGAATTCATTCTGGTAGGATTAAcagaccagcctgatctccaaatgccacttttctttgtctttctagcAGTGTATATGATCACTGCATTGGGAAATTTGGGTTTGATGATTCTAGTTTTGCTGAATTCACATCTTCACACacctatgtatttttttctctttaacttgtCCTTTATAGACTTTTGTTATTCTTCTGTGTTAACTCCAAAAATGTTGATGAACTTTGTACTAAGGAGAAATGTCATTTCCTATATGCAATGTATGACTCAGctctatttcttctgtttttttgttgtttctgaatGTTATGTGCTGACTtcaatggcctatgatcgctatgTGGCTATCTGTAATCCACTTTTGTATAATGTTGTCATGTCCCCTCAAGTCTGTTTAAATCTAATGCTTGGTTCATATTTGATGGCATTTTCTGATGCTGTAGCTCACACTGTATGCATGCTGAGATTGACCTTCTGCAATGCAAACACCATCAACCACTATTTCTGTGACATCCTCCCATTGCTCCAGCTTTCCTGTACTAGCACCTATGTTAATCAACTTGTAGCTTATGTCGTAgtcatcatcaacatcattgtTCCCACTCCTATCATTTTAATCTCCTATTGTTTTATCCTTTCAAGCATCTTCCACATCAGTTCCTCTGAGGGCAGGTACAAAGCCTTTAGCACTTGCAGTTCCCATATCattgctctttctctgttttttggtCCAGGTGCATTTATGTATTTCAAACCCTCCTCTGCTGGATCTGTGGATGGAGCaaa actttcttctgttttctataCCAATGTAGTTCCTATGATGAATCCCTTAATCTATAGTTTGAGAAATAAAGATGTTAAAGTTGCCCTAAGACAAACCTTGACAAGGTGGAAGGTTTGA
- the LOC142847174 gene encoding olfactory receptor 8B3-like: MVSENVSLVTEFILVGLTDQRDLQIPLFFVFLAMYIVTAFGNLCLIILIVLNSHLHTPMYFFLFNLSFIDLCYSTVFTPKMLMNFILSKNVISYMGCLTQLFFFCFFVISECYVLTTMAYDRYVAICNPLLYAVVMSPKLCLNLMLCTYAMAFSGAMAHTGCVMRLTFCDANTINHYFCDILPVMQLSCTSTYVNELVVFIVVGINIIVPSITIFISYGFILSSIFRINSAEGRSKAFSTCSSHIIAVSLFFGSGAFMYLKPSSSSSMDQGKTSSVFYTNVVPMMNPLIYSLRNKDVKMALRKTLRRWKF, translated from the coding sequence ATGGtttctgaaaatgtttctttGGTGACTGAATTCATTCTGGTAGGATTAACAGACCAGCGTGATCTCCAAATACCCCTGTTCTTTGTGTTTTTAGCAATGTATATCGTTACTGCATTTGGGAATTTGTGTTTGATAATTCTAATTGTACTAAATTCACACCTTCACACCCCAATGTACTTTTTCCTCTTTAACTTGTCCTTCATAGACCTCTGTTATTCTACTGTGTTCACACCAAAAATGTTGATGAACTTTATATTAAGTAAGAATGTCATTTCTTATATGGGATGTTTGACccagctctttttcttttgtttctttgtcatttCTGAATGTTATGTTCTGACAAcaatggcctatgatcgctatgTGGCTATCTGTAATCCACTCTTGTACGCTGTTGTCATGTCCCCTAAATTATGTTTGAACCTTATGCTTTGTACATACGCAATGGCATTTTCTGGTGCCATGGCTCACACAGGATGTGTGATGAGACTGACCTTCTGTGATGCAAACACTATCAACCATTACTTCTGTGACATCCTCCCTGTGATGCAGCTCTCCTGCACCAGCACCTACGTTAATGAGCTTGTAGTGTTCATTGTGGTGGGCATAAACATTATTGTTCCCAGCATCACTATCTTTATCTCTTATGGCTTCATTCTCTCCAGTATCTTCCGTATCAACTCTGCCGAGGGTAGGTCCAAGGCCTTCAGTACCTGCAGTTCCCACATAATTGCCGTTTCTCTGTTCTTTGGATCAGGGGCATTCATGTATCTTAAAccatcttcttcttcatctatGGATCAAGGAAAAACCTCTTCTGTCTTTTACACCAATGTGGTTCCCATGATGAACCCCTTAATCTACAGTTTGAGGAACAAAGATGTAAAAATGGCCTTGAGAAAAACTCTGAGAagatggaaattttga